The DNA sequence GACCATCACTCTGTGGATGGTAACCTGAAGTGAAATTCAATTTTACTCCAAGCTTCTCAAACATGGATGTCCAGAATTTACTTGTAAAGATTCTATCTCTGTCACAGACAATTGCATCAGGCAATCCATGTAACCTAAAAATGTGATCCAAGAAAGATGTGGCAACCTCTTCTGCAGTAAAAGGATGACTGAGTGCTATAAAGTGTCCATACTTTGTCAACCTATCTATCACCACCAATAATACATTAGCACCCTCAGAATCTGGTAATTTTTCAACAAAGTCCATGGATATATTTTTCCATGGTGTGGTAGGAATTGTTAAAGGTTGTAACAATCCAGGTGACAACACATGTTCGCTCCTGTATCTTTGACAAACTTCACAGCTCCTTATAAATGTTTCCACATCTTGCTTCATCCCTGGCCAGTAAAATGCAATTTTGAGCCTCTGCAGGCAAGCCCTCTGACCAGAATGTCCTCCCAGTGAAGAGTTATGTAATGCCTCTATTTTTTGTTTCCTGATTTCACCAGATTTCCCCACATAAATCTTGCCTTGTTTCTTAAGAACACCTTGAACAAATTGAAATTCAGTAATAGCAGCTGGATCCAGTAATAATTGAGATATTATTTTCTGGCAGTCCTCATCCTGTTCATAACTCTGGATTACTTGCTGTAACCAAATAGGTTGTATTTCTGTTATAGCTGTCACCCTTGCCACTGATCTATTATCAGAATCATGCTCCACCCTAGACAGTGCATCTGCTGCTGTATTTTCCACCCCTTTTTTGTATTGTATTTCATAATCCAGCCCCAATAATTTTGACAACGATTTATACTGCAATGAAGTATGCAGTGGCTGTTCTAGCAAGAACTTAAGAGATTGATCGTCTGTCCTTATGAGAAAGTGGTGTCCCACTAAATAATGCCTCCATTTGGTGACAGCCAAAACCAAAGCCAGCAATTCCTTCTCATACACAGAAAATCCCATATTCCTTTTATTGAATGACTTACTGAGATAAGAAATTGGCTTCCCTTGCTGCATCAAAACAGCTCACATGCCAGTAGCACAGGCATCAGTTTCTACTATAAATGGTTCATCAAAATTTGGCATTGCCAGCACAGGAGCCTCACGCAAAGCTTTTTTCAAAGTGTTGAAAGCTGTTGTGGCCTCCTCACTCCACTGAAATccttctttttttaacaaatctGTCAATGGCCTAGTTATCATGCCATAATTTCTAATAAACCTCCTATAATATCCAGATAACCCCAGAAACCCTCTTAGTGTTTTAACAGAATCTAGTACTGGCCAATTAATCACACTAGCAATTTTATCTGGATCCATGCTTACTCCTGTTGCAGATATTAAATGTCCTAAATATTCCACAGAAGTTGCTGCAAATGTACACTTGGATTGTTTTGCATACAAATCATTTTCTGCCAACAAATTCAGAACAATTTCCAACTGCTGAGCATGAATTTCCACACTAGGACTGTAGACCAGTATATCATCAAAGAAAACCAACACAAACTTCCTTAGAAATGGTTTAAAAACCTGATTCATCAAGGATTGGAATGTAGCAGGAGCATTGATCAAGCCAAATGGCATGACCACAAATTCAAAGTGACCATGATGAGTTTGAAATGCAGTTTTGTATGTGTCTGCTGGTTTTACTAGAATCTGATGGTATCCTGACCTCAgatctaattttgaaaaaatttcagCTCCATGTAACTCATCCAACAATTCATCAATATTTGGTATTGGAAATCTATCCTTAATTGTCAACTTATTTAAGTGTCTATAATCCACACAAAACCTCCAAGTATCATCCTTCTTTCTAACTAATAGAACTGGAGATGCAAATGGGCTATTACTATTCTTAATAACCCCACTGTCTAACATTTGTTGAACTTGATTCTCAATTTCACTCTTCTGTGAATGTGGATACCTATATGGTTTTAGTTTAAAAGGAACAGCCCCTTCTTGCAGAGGAATTTCATGATCAACAGACCTATTAGGTGGTAATCCTAAAGGAATCTCAAAAACCTTGGCATATTTCTCAATCAAAGAAGAAATTAAACCTGGAATTTCCTGCTTGTCTTCTGCTGTTGTATACAGCTTCTCCTTTAACTTTTCTTGTGCCAAATTCTTGTTCATTTCTTGCAGATCTTTGCCTCTTACCAACTGTATTGTTGCCTTTTCCACTCTACCACTTAGTAGCATTTGTGATTCAGACTCAGAATCTGCATTTAATTTGAGATACAATTTCTTGAAATCAAACAAAATTGGACTGAATTGCTCTAACCAGTCTACTCCTGAAATCATATCCCAACCAGCAATGTCAATTATCCTGAGATCAAAATCAAACTCATATTGCTGTACCCTCCATTTAACTCTTGGTACATAAAATTCACTGATTACCTCTCTTCCATCTGCTAATTTTACAGAAATTCCCTCACACTTCCTTCTATCCAACTTAAGCCTGTTAACTACTCTATTATCAATAAAACTCAATGTACTGCCAGTATCTGTTAGCATTTTTACTTTCTGCTCCTGTATTACTCCTTCCAATGTAATTGTCTTTCTTGCTAACTTTTCAGATAATGCATTAAGAGAAACTTCAGTCACAgttccttcttcttcttcctctaaaACTTCTTTCAACAGATCAGCTTCACCATCTTCTACTACCATAAATGTGTATTGCTGATTTTTACACTGATGCCCTTGAGCATATTTTTCCCCACATTTGTAGCAAAGATGGTTGTTCCTCCTGTATTGAAACTCCTCTGGAGAAATTTTCTTGAAGTTGTCTTTTGCcttactctctttttctttactCATGACTTCTGAAACAAGATTTTTCTTATCATCCCCACTCCATTTAGTACTAATTCCTGTTCTCCTGTTATCAGATTTCTTGACAAGAATTTCCACAGTTTGTTCTTGATATTTTGCTATTTCTATGGCATCCAACAAAGTATTAGGTTTCATCAACCTCACCATAGGTTTTAACTCCCCTTTTAACCCTGAGATGAGACTAGAGATGAAGTATTTTTCATTCAGTTGGGGATTTCTACTTAGCACCACAGATTTCAACTCCTCAAATTTTTCAACATATTCAAGAACACTAGCAGTTTGaatcaatttattaaattcttcctGCTCATCTAAACCTCCCTTCTTCCCAAATCTTTTAATCAAAGCATCACAAAATTCAAGCCAAGAAACAGTTCCTAGAATCAACTTAAGACTCTGAAACCATACATCCACCTTTCCTTCTAAAAACATCTCTACAAAATCTACTTTCATCTTATCATCAATAAAACTCTGGTTAATCAAGAAAAACTTATTGCACTTACGAATCCAAGATTTTGGTTCTTCTCCACTGAAGGTTGGAATCTCCATTCGTGGTTGACGAAACTGCCATTTCATTGTCCCTTCTCCTGTGTTCACTCCACTATCGCCTTTAGATTGTGAATGATTTCCAGGTGTCTGCAGAAGTGGAGATTTATCCACCAACATCGTACCATCCCTTCCTACTGATTTCACGAAATTGGAGCCCTTCAGAACTCCCCCAATCTTTGATTGAATGCGATCCTCCATTGTTGAGTTATACAACTCGATTTTCGCATCACATTTGGTAACTAATGAAACCAATTGATCAATCTTATTGATGATCTTGGACTCCATTGCAGACGTAGTTTGCTCAATCTGCTTATGGCAAGTTGTACTGACTTCATGAATTCGATTCTCAAGCTCGCGCCATGAATCTTCTGATGACCTTGATCTTGTACTCGTCATTGTACCGAAGAATCGAACGAgatctgataccacttgttaagCTAAAAGATAGAAATGTATTAAGAATCAGAGTTGTTACAGAGAATGGAGGAAGAACAGAAAGATTACAGATAGAAAATTGAGACTACAAAAGTGATAATCCAACTAGTGGTGTGAGCTCTGACTTATAACCACTTTTCCCGCCACAATTAACTAATTCTGTTCTTGACAGTTTGAAAGATCAGTAAATTAACATATATTGGGCTTGTTGGGCCTGATAAAGTCCTCTCCGACAAGATCCATGAACACACAAATGACTCACATTTTTCtaaatcttttaaaaagatTATGTGATCATGTGAGACTTTTTCAAATAAATTGTTCGCTCCGTACCTCAAGTATTGCGCCTGTTTGTTTCACATGAGCTTCTACTTCTGGTTTTTTTTAGGTGCTTTTTTAATTCATTtgtgtaaataaataataatatttttaacaagtTAAAAATGTTAACTTCTCTGTCAAACATTCgactttttttttcaaacattttattaacttatttacttctcatttctaatccacttcgaagtcaatttttttatacttACCCAAACAGCCGCATTATCTATCTCTCTCGTTTTTATCGAAAAATATcgattttgttaaatatatgcgtgaatataaaaataataattaaataaaacaaataaataattctaGTTTAATTTTTCATATGATTACAGCAAGAAAAAAAGATGAAAAACTGATCTCTATACATCTTTGACAACTCCATTTCGTCTATATTTAATATCCATAAAAGATGCTCTCGTAATCTGTACAGTCAAATGCGGATTCCTGAGAGCAAACGCATCAAATCTCGACGTGAAAACCACATCTTCCATGTTCTTAACAATGAAACTTAATGCAGTTTCTTTCAAACTCTGGTTGCAACAATTGTCCGAGATTTCCAGCACATCCAGAGCATTTGTCGCGTTTAATGTTCTCAGCATTTGCTGCCCGCAGAATCTTTGTAGAAATGGAATTTCGTACTTGTCTGCTGCGGTTGATAATGCATACACATGTTTTTCTACTTTCGCTTCGGACAAGTGTCCGCTGTAGAGAAATTCGAGAAGTGATTCAAGTTCTTCGTGGTTCAATTCGGGCAGGGTTATGGTGTCGCTTGCTGCAGCTTTGCATCCGTCGGCTTCTAACATGTGTTTGAATATAATCGATCTCGTTGCCTAAATGAGATGTAAATGTAATTAGACAATAGATAAGTCCTTGTAAGAAAATCGGGTTAATAGGCTAAAACATAATCGAACTAACTCATAACCGagtgaaagttttttgagttcagtaacccaattgcaaattttgagttAGTTCAGTAATGTTTTAGTCTATTAACCCTAAGAAAATCTGCACTCGGCAAACTTTGGACAAGGAAACAAGAGATAAATCCTTGCCACTTGAGCTATCTGGTCGcgcttataaataatttaaaagtataaataaaatttagactTGATTACGGGGTTTGATTGTGAGGAATTACCAGTACTGCTCTGTGTGCAGGTATGGAAGGTCCTTGATCACCAGGCTTTAGTTGAATATCAGAATGCAATTCATCTCGAAAAGCAGCAACAAACCCTCCTAAAAACGTCATCTTCTCTGTCAACTCCTCTTCCATCTCCTTCATTTCCTTGAACCATTTCAGAGCATTTCCAAATCcctaaacaaaaaaacaaaaatatgacCTGTTAGTCATATGGTATCTCCCTCGTTCCGCTTACCAGAGGTCGAGGGTTTAAATTATAACTCAGGAACTAGTCACGGTATGAGATTTtcaaataatcaacaaaaaCCGGGGAGTACCTTGGAGGAACTTGGTGGAAACATTGCGGATTTTGTGCTTGATTGATCGAGGTCAACCGGCTTGCTTGTAAGGGCGATTATGCTTCTAGCTCCCTCATAACAACTCGCGCATATTGAATTCCGCGGTGGCCTCAGAATGAAAGGCATAGCACTGCAAATAGAACAATCCATATGATATCTCCTCTCTATGATGAACAAACAGAGAGGAGACTTTTATTTGTCTATCCTATCAGCCCAGTGATTGTGATTCCATATATTGTCAACAACATGCATGGGTGGTTGTAACTGAATTATTCTGAGACTacctaataatttaattatgtttaaattACAAGcatctataatttgtttttgattACTTGTAACTCAGACAGATAGAATAATTGTTTAGAGGCCACTAAACAGCCTTTATGCTGTGGACATAACAGCTGCATAATGGCTCCTCAGAAGTAGGGTGCAAATTAAATGTAAACAAATAGCTTTATTACTTAACTCAATCATTGTTACATGttctattaattatttaattaaatttttaatacccttaacttttattcttctttttctAATCCCAATAGAACTTGTTGTAGTTCTGACTCTGTGTGTTGTGACCCTGACCAACGATAGCATATCGAGTATGATAGCATAtcgagtatgtttggtttggtttgatttgatGGCATGTCCGTTTGGTATTATGGTATCAACTTTATGACTAAATTGTTGTATTGGTAACCTGGTTGAGAATGAGATAGTTTCATCTCTGGAAAATTGCAAAAGGTTATAGGTTGGCCATCTCTATTGAAAAAGCTACATAAACAAACAATAGATTCTTTAGGAAAGAAGTGATTAGAGGAGAATAATATAGTGGGTGGAAGGGTAGGAAGTGGAAAAGGACCGTGCAAgccaaccttttttttttttgtgagggCAAGACAACCTTATACCAGCTAAACTGTGATTATCTTTACAAATTTACACCCTTTCATGAAATTACATAATTTACACCAAATTAAATTTTGCGCAAACTGAACCGAGTTGAATCGtataaaaattatcatttttctttgaaatgaattgtatacatatattttttagttctatgttatatatttttaatagggTCATGCGTAAAATCATTAGACATAGGAtccttaccttatttctagtattagtttgAATTCTGGAGCAGAATTGCACAGGAAAAAAATGTCttctttatgtattatattttgaaattacttttgaacacggataacgatgcaaaaaaaatacatgtatttagatttagatattaaaattctatgtaaaatatagggttctgcagcagaatctAGTtatatggttctattttaagcattggttctctcttgagcgcgattCATTTTGAATAATCTATctgtattattattaattcaattttgattttaagttcATGTCATGAATCTTGTTAATGAAACTTGATAAGTATTAAGGAAGCTCTATGCATCTCTGTTGTGTGGTTCAGATTCCTACTTATTTTTCTCGGTTTGGAACAGTTCGGTTTGATCGGCGAAATAAGAGGCAGGTTGGGTCGGTTTTGCGAGTTAaacgattttttttttcaccCCTAGTGCTAGTTAATACAACTGCTGGTTATGCGAAAAAGTGTAGAATCTTTAATTGGGCCGGAAATGCAAGCTTGACATGTAATTTGGTGCGTGTGGATTCTCTCATGTATGGTAATGGGCCTGTGC is a window from the Daucus carota subsp. sativus chromosome 8, DH1 v3.0, whole genome shotgun sequence genome containing:
- the LOC108198063 gene encoding BTB/POZ domain-containing protein At3g56230, with amino-acid sequence MDCSICSAMPFILRPPRNSICASCYEGARSIIALTSKPVDLDQSSTKSAMFPPSSSKGFGNALKWFKEMKEMEEELTEKMTFLGGFVAAFRDELHSDIQLKPGDQGPSIPAHRAVLATRSIIFKHMLEADGCKAAASDTITLPELNHEELESLLEFLYSGHLSEAKVEKHVYALSTAADKYEIPFLQRFCGQQMLRTLNATNALDVLEISDNCCNQSLKETALSFIVKNMEDVVFTSRFDAFALRNPHLTVQITRASFMDIKYRRNGVVKDV